In Nitrobacteraceae bacterium AZCC 1564, the following proteins share a genomic window:
- a CDS encoding hypothetical protein (product_source=Hypo-rule applied; superfamily=103473; transmembrane_helix_parts=Inside_1_16,TMhelix_17_36,Outside_37_50,TMhelix_51_70,Inside_71_88,TMhelix_89_106,Outside_107_109), whose product MTDHQGQLRANRELSRHILPTSATMIGICTTFIGLVKLAEARIGPSHVDEYAALAALLFLISSAASYLSIRFSDRKRLGAHCERLADQFFLAGLFSITLIATLFAYEAI is encoded by the coding sequence ATGACGGATCATCAGGGGCAATTGCGGGCCAACAGAGAGCTGTCGCGGCACATTTTGCCGACATCGGCGACTATGATCGGAATCTGCACCACGTTCATCGGCCTGGTCAAACTGGCAGAAGCCAGGATAGGCCCCAGTCATGTTGACGAGTACGCGGCGCTTGCGGCGCTGTTGTTCCTTATCAGCTCGGCGGCATCTTATTTATCGATCCGCTTTTCAGATCGGAAGCGGTTAGGTGCGCATTGCGAGAGGCTGGCCGATCAGTTCTTTCTGGCGGGGTTATTCAGCATCACGCTGATCGCGACGCTGTTTGCCTATGAGGCGATCTAG
- a CDS encoding D-3-phosphoglycerate dehydrogenase (product_source=KO:K00058; cath_funfam=3.40.50.720; cog=COG0111; ko=KO:K00058; pfam=PF00389,PF02826; superfamily=51735), with amino-acid sequence MATNKKKLLIVETMSPGGWALFKERSDIEAIEFPNTISAPDFNAMLRQHAPVNGVALGGTRFGENEIASSGEMMVVARIGVGYDAVDVPALSAKNIPLMTAGTANSPSVAEAALFMMMALAKRAAELDEMVKSNQWNKRLGAIPFDLLGKTALVVGFGRIGTRLVKRLLAMEMNVLVYDPFKTNEEIQDAGAECVTDLDAALSRADFVSLHCPKSPATVGLIGAKQLKQMKRTAYLINTARGGIVDEKALYTALTEGMIAGAGLDVFEQEPPAADNPLLTLPNVITAPHLAGVTREALDRMGLQTARNIISALDGAPIRENVVNQDVLN; translated from the coding sequence ATGGCAACAAACAAGAAGAAGCTTTTGATCGTCGAGACGATGTCGCCGGGCGGATGGGCGCTGTTCAAGGAGCGCAGCGACATCGAAGCGATTGAATTTCCCAACACCATCTCGGCTCCGGATTTCAATGCGATGCTGCGGCAGCATGCGCCAGTCAACGGCGTTGCGCTCGGCGGAACGCGGTTCGGCGAAAACGAGATCGCATCATCCGGCGAGATGATGGTGGTTGCGCGTATCGGTGTCGGATACGACGCGGTCGATGTGCCGGCGCTGAGCGCCAAGAACATCCCGCTGATGACGGCGGGCACTGCCAACTCCCCGTCGGTCGCTGAAGCTGCCTTGTTCATGATGATGGCGCTGGCCAAACGTGCCGCTGAGCTGGACGAGATGGTGAAGAGCAATCAATGGAATAAGCGGCTCGGCGCCATTCCGTTCGACCTTCTTGGCAAGACAGCCCTCGTCGTCGGGTTTGGCCGCATCGGCACCCGGCTGGTCAAGCGGCTGCTGGCGATGGAAATGAATGTGCTGGTCTATGACCCATTCAAGACGAATGAAGAGATCCAGGACGCCGGTGCGGAGTGCGTGACTGATCTCGATGCGGCCTTGTCTCGCGCCGACTTCGTTTCGCTTCATTGTCCAAAGTCTCCAGCGACGGTCGGGCTGATTGGCGCGAAGCAGCTCAAGCAGATGAAACGCACGGCCTATCTGATCAACACCGCACGAGGTGGCATCGTTGATGAGAAGGCACTCTATACGGCGCTGACCGAAGGGATGATCGCCGGTGCAGGGCTTGATGTGTTCGAGCAGGAGCCGCCGGCGGCAGATAATCCACTGCTGACCTTGCCCAACGTAATCACAGCGCCGCATCTCGCAGGCGTGACGCGCGAGGCGCTCGATCGCATGGGCCTGCAGACTGCACGCAACATCATCAGTGCGCTCGACGGGGCTCCCATTCGCGAGAACGTCGTCAATCAGGACGTCCTGAACTGA
- a CDS encoding hypothetical protein (product_source=Hypo-rule applied; superfamily=57884), protein MPLQNRVTPFGEIVSTPHRGRFTGNRGIIHDPATRTLLNRRWSSKAWITCVCEFKGRRRKVMSGRSWTELFFLDEATAFAAGHRPCFYCRRADAVAFRDAWGDGNGHAKPHAKDIDEILHRERLDRHAKRLHPLPMPARELPNGTMITVGEKSYLIADGGAWLWSFAGYSRASEALDDARLLTPPSIVNAFHAGYRPDIDVSVER, encoded by the coding sequence ATGCCGCTGCAAAACCGCGTGACACCGTTCGGCGAGATCGTCTCAACACCGCATCGCGGCCGCTTTACCGGCAATCGCGGGATCATTCATGATCCCGCGACGCGAACGCTGCTCAACCGGCGCTGGTCGTCGAAGGCTTGGATTACATGCGTGTGCGAGTTCAAGGGGCGCAGGCGCAAGGTGATGAGTGGCCGGAGCTGGACTGAATTATTCTTCCTTGATGAAGCAACAGCATTCGCGGCAGGGCATCGGCCCTGTTTCTATTGTCGCCGCGCGGACGCCGTGGCTTTTCGTGACGCGTGGGGCGACGGGAATGGCCACGCCAAGCCCCATGCCAAGGATATAGACGAAATCCTTCACCGTGAACGGTTGGATCGCCACGCCAAGCGTCTCCATCCATTGCCTATGCCCGCGCGCGAGCTGCCGAACGGCACAATGATCACGGTCGGCGAGAAGAGCTATCTCATCGCCGATGGAGGGGCATGGCTGTGGTCATTCGCTGGCTATAGCCGTGCTTCAGAGGCGCTTGATGACGCAAGGCTGCTGACGCCGCCGTCCATCGTCAATGCGTTCCATGCGGGATATCGTCCTGATATCGACGTCAGCGTTGAGAGGTGA
- a CDS encoding oligopeptidase B (product_source=KO:K01354; cath_funfam=2.130.10.120,3.40.50.1820; cog=COG1770; ko=KO:K01354; pfam=PF00326,PF02897; superfamily=50993,53474) produces MNIRQPAPAPIAPRRPHSFTRHGITVADDYAWLKDENWQEVLRNPSILKADIRSYLEAENAYTESVLGHTAGLQKTLVAEMRGRIKEDDSSVPSPDGQFSYFHKYREGGQHEMIGRSARNGGDERIILDGDQLASQSEYFHFGGARHSLDHKLEAWSADIKGSEYFTIRVRDWETGQDRDDAIEETDGGVVWSADSKSFFYVKLDDNHRPMQVYLHRLGTPQSDDLLVYEEKDSGWFTHIHESASGRFCVIAGGDHETSEQRLIDLAHPDAPPRLVAAREEGVQYSVSDRGDELFILTNADKAIDFKIVTAPLNAPERSNWRDLIPHRSGIYVIDVELYANHLVRLERANALPSIVIRDLTTNEEHAIAFDEAAYSLGTLGGYEFETTNLRFSYSSMTTPSEVFDYDMVSRERTLRKRQEIPSGHNPADYVTTRIMATSHDGAQVPVSILHRKGLVRDGNAPLLLYGYGSYGHAIPASFSANRLSLVDRGFVYAIAHIRGGSDKGWGWYLDGKREKKTNTFDDFAAAGRALIDAKYTSAKKIVSHGGSAGGMLMGAVANRAGELFAGIVAEVPFVDVLNTMLDDSLPLTPPEWPEWGNPIQSADDFKTILSYSPYDNVAAKDYPAILAMGGLTDPRVTYWEPAKWIARLRPTMTGGGPVLLRTNMGAGHGGASGRFNRLDEVAIAYAFALWAVGLASGGA; encoded by the coding sequence ATGAACATTCGACAGCCAGCTCCGGCGCCCATTGCGCCGCGCCGTCCGCACAGCTTCACTCGCCATGGCATCACTGTTGCCGATGACTATGCCTGGCTGAAGGATGAAAACTGGCAGGAGGTCCTGCGGAATCCTTCGATTCTGAAAGCGGACATCCGCAGCTATCTGGAAGCGGAGAACGCCTATACTGAATCCGTTCTGGGACACACGGCGGGTCTCCAGAAGACGCTGGTTGCTGAAATGCGCGGCCGTATCAAGGAAGACGATTCCAGCGTCCCGTCGCCCGACGGGCAATTTTCATACTTCCACAAATACCGGGAGGGCGGCCAGCACGAGATGATCGGCCGCTCGGCACGCAACGGCGGCGACGAACGCATCATCCTCGACGGCGATCAACTGGCTTCGCAAAGCGAATACTTCCACTTTGGCGGCGCACGGCATTCTCTGGATCACAAGCTCGAAGCCTGGAGCGCCGACATCAAGGGCTCGGAATATTTCACTATCCGGGTGCGTGATTGGGAGACAGGCCAGGACCGCGACGACGCCATCGAAGAAACCGATGGCGGCGTGGTTTGGAGCGCGGACTCCAAATCGTTCTTTTATGTGAAGCTCGACGACAACCACCGCCCGATGCAGGTCTACCTCCATCGTCTCGGCACGCCGCAATCGGATGACCTTCTCGTTTATGAGGAGAAAGATTCAGGGTGGTTTACCCACATCCACGAGAGCGCCAGCGGTCGCTTCTGTGTCATCGCCGGCGGCGATCACGAAACTTCGGAGCAGCGGCTGATTGATCTTGCCCATCCCGACGCACCGCCGCGACTGGTCGCGGCGCGCGAAGAAGGCGTGCAATATTCCGTATCGGATCGCGGTGACGAGCTGTTCATTCTCACCAACGCAGACAAGGCGATCGACTTCAAGATCGTGACTGCGCCGCTGAACGCGCCTGAGCGATCGAACTGGCGCGATCTGATTCCGCATCGCTCGGGAATCTACGTCATCGACGTCGAGCTCTATGCCAACCATCTGGTGCGGCTGGAGCGGGCGAATGCCCTTCCCTCCATCGTCATCCGCGACCTTACGACAAACGAAGAGCACGCCATCGCTTTTGACGAGGCGGCTTATTCGCTGGGCACGTTGGGCGGCTACGAGTTCGAGACCACGAACTTGCGATTCTCCTATTCATCCATGACCACGCCGTCGGAAGTTTTCGACTACGACATGGTCAGCCGTGAGCGCACCTTGCGCAAGCGCCAGGAAATTCCGTCCGGCCACAACCCTGCGGACTACGTAACAACGCGCATCATGGCGACGTCCCATGACGGCGCGCAGGTGCCGGTTTCCATCCTTCATCGCAAGGGACTGGTTCGCGACGGCAATGCGCCGCTGCTGCTCTATGGCTACGGCTCATATGGTCACGCCATTCCTGCATCGTTCTCAGCGAACCGCCTGTCACTGGTTGATCGCGGATTTGTCTATGCCATCGCCCACATTCGCGGCGGCTCGGACAAAGGCTGGGGCTGGTATCTCGACGGCAAGCGCGAGAAGAAGACGAATACTTTCGACGATTTCGCGGCCGCTGGCCGGGCCTTGATCGACGCGAAGTACACGTCCGCGAAGAAAATTGTCAGCCATGGCGGTAGCGCCGGCGGCATGCTTATGGGCGCCGTTGCCAACCGGGCTGGCGAATTGTTCGCCGGCATCGTGGCGGAGGTCCCCTTCGTCGATGTGCTTAACACGATGCTCGACGACTCTCTGCCGCTCACGCCGCCGGAATGGCCCGAATGGGGTAACCCAATCCAGAGCGCGGACGATTTCAAGACCATCCTCTCCTATTCGCCTTACGATAACGTTGCAGCGAAAGATTATCCGGCCATTCTCGCGATGGGCGGCCTCACCGATCCGCGTGTGACATACTGGGAGCCGGCGAAATGGATTGCGCGGCTCCGTCCGACGATGACCGGCGGCGGCCCTGTGCTGCTGCGGACCAATATGGGTGCGGGACATGGCGGTGCGTCCGGGCGTTTCAACCGGCTTGATGAAGTCGCGATCGCCTATGCATTTGCGCTCTGGGCGGTTGGACTTGCAAGCGGCGGCGCTTGA
- a CDS encoding regulator of RNase E activity RraA (product_source=COG0684; cog=COG0684; pfam=PF03737; superfamily=89562), whose protein sequence is MTEPLPAALLAELARYDTPTICNAMEVVAPERRLTGFTSKPFVCPFPDLPPMVGYARTATIRSTSASSLSPADARAQRLAYYEYAGTGPGPRISVIQDLDGANIGFGAFWGEVNSSVHKALGCLGVITDGSIRDIPQWAPGFQALAGMLNPSHAYVHLDGFGDDVCVHGMTVRSGDLIHADQHGAIVIPANLAAKLPEAAELCARREEPILGIARSPEFSLEKLKEALARSAEIH, encoded by the coding sequence GTGACCGAACCACTTCCTGCCGCATTGCTCGCAGAACTGGCCCGTTATGACACCCCCACAATTTGCAATGCGATGGAAGTTGTCGCCCCTGAGCGCCGCCTGACCGGTTTTACCAGCAAACCGTTCGTTTGCCCGTTCCCGGACCTGCCGCCAATGGTCGGCTATGCCCGAACCGCGACGATCCGCTCCACATCGGCGTCCAGCCTGTCCCCCGCAGATGCGCGGGCGCAGCGGCTGGCCTATTATGAATACGCCGGAACTGGACCCGGCCCGCGGATCAGCGTGATCCAGGATCTGGATGGCGCGAATATCGGGTTCGGCGCATTCTGGGGTGAGGTCAACAGCTCCGTTCATAAGGCACTCGGCTGTCTCGGCGTGATCACGGACGGGTCCATCCGCGACATTCCGCAATGGGCTCCGGGATTCCAGGCCCTCGCCGGAATGCTCAATCCGTCCCACGCTTATGTTCATCTCGACGGGTTCGGTGACGACGTCTGTGTCCACGGCATGACGGTGCGATCAGGCGATCTCATTCACGCCGATCAACATGGAGCGATTGTCATTCCAGCCAATCTCGCAGCTAAACTGCCGGAAGCCGCAGAATTGTGCGCGCGCCGAGAGGAGCCAATTCTCGGCATCGCCCGCAGCCCCGAGTTCTCCCTAGAGAAGCTCAAGGAGGCGCTGGCCCGTTCGGCGGAGATTCACTAA